The genomic DNA TTTCCGGATTCACGAACCTGTGCCCGCAATGCGGACACTTCCGGGCCGTATCATCCTTAAAAAATTCCACGGTTTCATTGCACTGGGGGCAACGGGCCTCATATATGGCGTCCTGTTTCCAGAATCTGCTGTCTTGGCCTGGGCATTTCATATCCGTCCTCCTGTGCTGACATTGCCTGGGACCATCCGTTATGGTGAGTGGTAAGTATGATCGTATACCCGGATAAGGGCGCTATCATTGATGCAGGTCAAAGAATTGGGCTGCTCATTGTGTATATAATCATTTTGAACCCATTTGAAACCCGGTACCGCAGCCCAGCAGAACGTCCTGCGGAGAGGAATATGTATCTACATCGAATTCTGCTTGTTTTTCCGTTTCTCAGCTATTTGTTTCTGGCAGCCCACGAGCTGCGAGTGGGCAATCTCTGGGTCATGGCCGGATGGCTGCTCATAGCCGTTGCGCTGGTTATTCTCCGCAGGCCTTGGGTCCGCCACCTCAGTGCCCTCACCCTGATGCTCGGTCTCTTTCTGTGGATCAAAGTGACAGTGCAGCTGCTTCAATTCCGGCTGGCGGTGGATGAGCCGTATACCCTCCTGCTGACCATCATGGGTTCAGTGGGCGTTGTAATGGCTGTATCCATTGCCATTATGCTGAGCCAAACCATGCGGGACTGGTTCACATGCAGAAGGTGACAGGGAAGCAGCCCCTGATCTGGATTTTCGTCCTGAGCACAGGCCTTCTGCTGCTGGCCCGCCAGGCCTCCCCTATTCCCGTCCTCCTCGCCGACCGCTGGCTGCCAAGAGCCCGGATACCTCACCCTGTTTCTGGGCGTGGCCAGAATCTAAGGGGCAGAACCAATCGGCTCCATAAACCCGATCTCTTCGGTTCCCTGCTCAGCCACCACCTGCCCGAACCTGACTCCAGGGCGATAATGCCTTTGGTGCAGGGTCAGACATTTTTGCAAAGCTTTCAGCATTTCCTCTCGGCTGTATATCCCGGACAGCTCCTCAGCCAGCCTCGGGTGGCGGCCGAGCTTACCCCCGACCTGGACTCTATAGCCTTGCCGTGCAGGGAAAAGGGCCTGTTCCGGACAGCTCCTGATACATACGCCGCAGGACAGGCAGCGGCCGGCATCAATCCGGGCAATGCCTGAGTCCAGATCAATGGCCCCTTCCCGGCATACCTGTGCGCACTGCCCGCAGCCGGTACATCTTTCTGAATCCACCTCAGGATGCTGGGCCTGGAGGAGGCCAAAATCCGCTATCTGAGGCCTTGAGCATCCGTTGGCACAGCCGGAGACGCTGACGCTGAACTGGTCCAGGGGCTTGATCTCCCTTTGCAGGGCCTTGGACAGGCACTCGGGCCAGCCAGAGGTTTCCAGGACGGACTCCAGATCCTGCTTCAGTGAGGCATCCGGATCCAGGACATTTGGACATTCCCTGCTTTCAATTCCCCAACACAACTTAATTCTATAGGCTTTTCTGGTCATATCTTTTCCTCATTACCCCAACATGAAGGAACTCCGTCGCGACAAAAATCTTCACTCTATTGACTGGGCTGAAAATATGTAAGTCAGTCCCGCATCCGCTTGAACTTCCTCAGCACATCATCAAACACGGTATAGAAAATCGGCACATAGACCAGGGTCAGGAATGTGGAGACCAGGAGCCCGCCGATAGCCACCACCGCCAGGGGGGAGAGGCGCTCCAGACCGACGGCCATCTCCATTGCAATGGGCAGCATGCCGGCCATGGTGCTGGTAGCGGTCATGACAATGGGCCGGGTCCTGGTCTGGATGGCCTGAACTATGGCCTCCTGCCGGGCCAGTCCATCTGCCCGGGCCTGATTGATGAAGTCCATAAGCAGAATGGAGTTGTTGACCACGATCCCGGAGAGCAGGACCATGCCCATGGAAGCCGGCATGCAGAAGTGCTTGCCGGCCAGGAGCATGCCCCAGGACACACCGATGAAGGCCAAAGGAATGGCCACCATGATGACCACGGGCTGAACAAAGGACCGGAAGATGGGAACCAGGGAGAAGTAGAGCAGGATCAGGGAGAACATGAGGGCCTGTCCCAGGCGGGAGAAGCTTTCGTTCATGTATGTGACCTCTCCTTCCTGACTGAGGCTGTATCCCGGCGGAAGTCCCATTCCGGCCAGGGCCTTTTCCACTCCGGCCTGAAGGTGGGAAATAGCCATGGTATCCCGATACCCATAGACATTGACCACGCTCTGCAGATCCTCCCGAATAAACCGGTCCTGGGTCAGGACCCGCTGGAACTCGGCCACCTCCCGCAGGGGGATGGGGCCTTGATCAGACATGACCGTCACATCCTGCAGGCCCTGGATTGACCATGCCTTGTCCGCAGCCAAGCGGACCTGGACCTTGATCCCTTTCTGTCCCGGAATGCGCAGCTCTGACGCCTGCATTCCCTGGGTGGCTGCAGCCAGAACCCGGCTGACCTCCGAGACCGTGATCCCGTAGGCGGCCATGCGCCGATGATCCAGAGTGATTTCCACCTCTTCCTTGCTCCGATCCCATGACCGGCTGATCCCATTCAACCCCGGCACCTCCCGCAGCCTGTCCTCCGCTTCTGCAGCCAGACCATCCAGAACCCGGGGATCCGGGCCGGCGATCTGCACATCGATGGGCGCACTGATCGAGGACAAAGGCGTGGCTCCGTATTCGTACACACTGAACCGCTCCA from Desulfovermiculus halophilus DSM 18834 includes the following:
- a CDS encoding 4Fe-4S binding protein; translation: MTRKAYRIKLCWGIESRECPNVLDPDASLKQDLESVLETSGWPECLSKALQREIKPLDQFSVSVSGCANGCSRPQIADFGLLQAQHPEVDSERCTGCGQCAQVCREGAIDLDSGIARIDAGRCLSCGVCIRSCPEQALFPARQGYRVQVGGKLGRHPRLAEELSGIYSREEMLKALQKCLTLHQRHYRPGVRFGQVVAEQGTEEIGFMEPIGSAP